A genomic segment from Alteribacillus bidgolensis encodes:
- a CDS encoding acetylornithine transaminase produces the protein MESNNQSKHEEQLFPTYKRWNITFKSASGSTITDQSGKTYIDLMAGISVVNLGHGHPAVLKAVEQQLHEGWHASNFFHYEGQQQTAELLTAHSCGDLVFFANSGAEANEGAIKLARKHTGRKKIISFLQSFHGRTFGSMAATGQDSIHKGFGPMLEGFEYVPYNDVKALENAVDEETAAVIVEPVQGEGGVIPGEHTFLQAVEEAAKKAGALLICDEIQTGLGRTGAFFAHEHSGLNPDIITAAKALGNGIPTGAVIGKAHLKEAFGPGSHGTTFGGNPLAMAAAQATLRTLIEEDWSSKAADKGEALLKELKEKLSSLNKVKDIRGKGMMIGIELTEPAAETIIKLQEKGVLAIAAGPNVLRLLPPLTIEWETLMKGVHAIEETLKNK, from the coding sequence ATGGAATCCAATAACCAATCAAAACACGAAGAACAGCTTTTCCCGACATATAAAAGATGGAATATAACGTTTAAAAGTGCTTCCGGTTCAACCATAACCGATCAATCGGGGAAAACATACATAGATTTAATGGCTGGAATTAGTGTCGTAAATCTAGGTCATGGTCATCCGGCTGTACTTAAAGCAGTAGAACAACAGCTGCATGAAGGCTGGCATGCCTCTAATTTTTTTCATTACGAAGGGCAGCAGCAAACAGCAGAACTGCTAACCGCTCATTCATGCGGCGATCTTGTATTTTTTGCTAACAGTGGAGCAGAGGCTAATGAAGGCGCCATTAAACTGGCGAGAAAACATACAGGGCGAAAGAAGATCATCAGCTTTCTCCAGTCCTTTCACGGCCGAACATTTGGAAGTATGGCAGCTACCGGACAGGACAGCATTCATAAGGGATTCGGACCGATGCTTGAAGGATTTGAGTATGTACCATATAACGACGTGAAGGCACTGGAGAACGCCGTAGATGAAGAAACCGCTGCTGTAATAGTAGAACCGGTCCAAGGAGAGGGCGGAGTGATACCGGGAGAGCACACTTTTTTACAAGCGGTAGAAGAAGCCGCAAAAAAAGCTGGAGCATTGCTGATTTGTGATGAAATACAAACCGGTCTTGGCCGAACAGGAGCTTTTTTCGCACATGAACACAGTGGTTTAAATCCAGATATAATCACTGCCGCAAAAGCCCTGGGAAATGGAATTCCAACGGGAGCTGTTATCGGAAAAGCTCATTTAAAAGAAGCTTTTGGGCCCGGAAGCCACGGAACGACATTTGGCGGAAATCCTCTTGCCATGGCTGCTGCACAGGCCACACTGCGTACTCTAATTGAGGAGGATTGGAGCAGCAAAGCAGCAGATAAAGGGGAAGCCTTACTGAAGGAATTAAAAGAGAAACTTTCTTCTCTTAACAAAGTAAAAGATATTCGTGGAAAAGGCATGATGATTGGTATTGAATTAACGGAACCGGCAGCAGAGACGATAATAAAACTGCAGGAAAAAGGAGTTTTGGCCATCGCGGCCGGACCGAATGTTTTACGG
- the argB gene encoding acetylglutamate kinase: MEGIVVIKCGGSTVDELSPDFFHSIAAMKKKGKHPIIVHGGGPAINNMLVQMQIKPEFVDGLRKTTADVLEAAELVLSGKVNKKIVSAFQPTQATAIGISGIDGDLIKASPINLETLGYVGKVEEINVRFLQQLIQNEFIPVIAPIAADINEGKLNINADVAAAAVARAIDAEELIFVTDVDGVLVKGQLAETLAVTEVNALVENGTIYGGMIPKVRAAADSLTGKLEKVTIANGNGKNTHEDGTLKGTTIIKKKAITS; the protein is encoded by the coding sequence ATGGAAGGCATTGTAGTTATTAAATGCGGGGGTTCCACGGTGGATGAGCTGTCACCAGACTTTTTTCACAGCATCGCCGCGATGAAAAAAAAAGGGAAGCATCCAATCATCGTACATGGAGGCGGCCCTGCGATCAACAATATGTTAGTACAAATGCAAATCAAGCCTGAGTTTGTCGACGGATTAAGAAAAACAACGGCAGACGTACTTGAAGCAGCCGAACTTGTTTTAAGCGGAAAAGTGAACAAGAAAATTGTTTCTGCTTTTCAGCCAACACAAGCAACAGCAATCGGCATATCAGGAATTGATGGGGATTTGATTAAGGCGTCCCCTATTAACCTAGAAACATTAGGTTATGTTGGAAAAGTAGAAGAAATTAATGTGCGTTTTCTGCAGCAATTGATTCAAAATGAATTTATTCCTGTTATAGCACCGATTGCGGCGGATATAAACGAAGGCAAGTTAAATATAAATGCAGACGTAGCAGCAGCAGCTGTAGCTCGAGCAATAGATGCGGAAGAATTAATTTTTGTGACAGATGTAGATGGTGTGTTAGTCAAAGGACAATTAGCGGAAACGTTAGCTGTCACAGAAGTCAACGCTCTAGTAGAAAATGGAACGATATACGGCGGCATGATTCCAAAAGTTCGAGCAGCAGCTGATAGTTTAACAGGCAAGCTTGAAAAAGTGACGATTGCTAATGGGAACGGTAAAAATACACACGAAGACGGGACATTAAAAGGAACAACAATTATAAAGAAGAAAGCAATAACATCTTAA
- the argJ gene encoding bifunctional glutamate N-acetyltransferase/amino-acid acetyltransferase ArgJ, translating into MSTLQNTEEIVEVNGGSIITPYGFTAAGVHTKVKRKRKDLGAILCDVPASSAAVYTLNKIQAAPLQVTKESIAKEGKLRAIVVNSGNANSCTGEQGLLDAYTMRGSAANAFDMPEHQVAVTSTGVIGERLKMDKIIPGIKDLKPMPTFKDADLFNEAIMTTDKVKKHACFQTMINGKRVTFGGTAKGSGMINPNMATMLSFVTTDADIEPDDLQQALNEVTDKTFNRITVDGDTSTNDMVVVMASGHAGNETLHPSHPEWEKFKKALQLTCEDLAKKIARDGEGATKLVEVNVLGAKTDEEAGKAAKQIVGSDLVKTAIYGTDANWGRIIVALGYSEVELDPEKIDISLGSIQTLKNSTPVSFSEEEAKAYLEQENITITVDLNIGEGSGKAWGCDLTYEYVRINAGYRT; encoded by the coding sequence ATGAGCACTTTACAAAATACAGAAGAAATCGTAGAAGTGAACGGAGGAAGTATTATTACACCTTATGGTTTTACAGCAGCCGGCGTTCACACCAAGGTGAAGCGTAAACGTAAGGATCTCGGCGCAATTCTATGTGATGTGCCTGCTTCGAGTGCAGCTGTGTATACGTTAAACAAAATACAAGCAGCTCCCCTGCAGGTTACCAAAGAAAGCATCGCAAAAGAAGGAAAACTGCGTGCGATTGTAGTAAACAGCGGCAATGCCAATTCTTGTACAGGAGAACAAGGACTGCTTGATGCATACACGATGAGAGGATCAGCAGCAAATGCATTTGATATGCCAGAACATCAAGTAGCAGTAACATCAACCGGCGTAATAGGCGAGCGCTTAAAAATGGACAAAATTATTCCGGGAATAAAAGATCTCAAACCGATGCCTACCTTTAAAGATGCTGATCTATTTAATGAGGCAATCATGACAACTGATAAGGTTAAAAAACATGCTTGCTTTCAAACAATGATTAATGGGAAACGGGTAACATTTGGCGGTACAGCGAAAGGCTCCGGCATGATTAACCCGAATATGGCCACCATGCTCAGCTTTGTTACAACTGACGCGGACATTGAACCAGATGATCTTCAGCAAGCTTTAAATGAAGTGACCGATAAAACGTTTAATCGCATTACCGTGGATGGCGATACGTCTACAAACGATATGGTAGTAGTAATGGCAAGCGGCCATGCCGGTAATGAAACGCTGCATCCCTCTCATCCAGAGTGGGAGAAGTTTAAAAAAGCGCTGCAGCTCACATGCGAGGATTTGGCTAAAAAGATTGCAAGAGACGGCGAAGGTGCAACAAAGCTCGTGGAAGTGAATGTCTTAGGAGCCAAAACAGACGAAGAAGCAGGAAAAGCAGCCAAACAAATTGTAGGATCGGACCTTGTGAAAACAGCAATTTACGGAACAGATGCGAACTGGGGCCGCATTATCGTAGCGCTTGGATACAGTGAAGTAGAACTAGACCCCGAGAAAATCGATATATCGCTAGGCTCCATTCAGACATTAAAAAATAGTACGCCTGTTTCCTTTTCAGAAGAAGAGGCAAAAGCATATTTAGAACAAGAAAACATTACGATTACGGTGGACTTAAATATCGGCGAAGGTTCAGGAAAAGCATGGGGATGCGACCTTACCTATGAATATGTAAGAATCAACGCAGGATACCGCACGTAA
- the argC gene encoding N-acetyl-gamma-glutamyl-phosphate reductase yields MKAAIVGATGYGGIELIRLLHNHPEVKKIAVFSSSQEGKTMAESYPHVSEIIDETLEDINVEHLKHHDVVFLSTPPGVSADLTGQLVPGTKVIDLSGDLRLKDASVYEKWYGRSSAETSLLEKAVYGLTEWRKEEIEKTDLLANPGCYPTAVLLGLAPLVKEGAIDANQVIIDAKSGTTGAGRSLNAITHFSEMNDNFKVYKVNEHKHTPEIEQELSGWMQENATVTFTPHLVPMTRGIMATMYAPLHKGWTEQNVKEIYDKAYSDKTFVRVRKSGTYPFTKEVYGTNYCDIGVTVDERTGRITVVSVIDNLVKGASGQAVQNMNVMFGLPEETGLYSVPIYP; encoded by the coding sequence ATGAAAGCTGCAATAGTCGGAGCAACTGGATATGGCGGAATAGAATTAATACGATTGCTTCACAATCATCCTGAAGTAAAGAAAATAGCTGTCTTTTCTTCTTCCCAAGAAGGAAAGACAATGGCCGAAAGTTATCCGCATGTATCTGAAATTATAGACGAAACACTAGAAGATATTAATGTTGAACATTTAAAACATCATGATGTCGTGTTTTTATCAACACCGCCTGGAGTGTCTGCTGATTTAACCGGTCAGCTCGTGCCGGGCACAAAAGTAATAGATCTTTCCGGAGATCTTCGTTTAAAAGATGCATCTGTTTATGAGAAATGGTACGGACGATCAAGCGCAGAGACATCCTTATTAGAAAAAGCAGTGTATGGGTTGACAGAATGGCGGAAAGAAGAAATAGAAAAAACCGATCTGTTGGCGAACCCGGGCTGCTACCCAACAGCAGTACTGCTTGGTTTGGCTCCGCTCGTAAAAGAAGGAGCAATAGACGCCAATCAAGTGATTATTGATGCAAAATCAGGTACAACAGGAGCAGGACGTTCTCTTAATGCCATCACACATTTTAGTGAGATGAATGATAATTTCAAAGTATACAAGGTAAATGAACATAAACATACACCAGAAATAGAGCAGGAATTAAGCGGATGGATGCAAGAAAATGCAACCGTCACATTTACACCGCATCTTGTTCCTATGACACGCGGGATTATGGCAACAATGTATGCTCCTTTGCATAAAGGGTGGACAGAACAAAACGTGAAAGAAATCTATGATAAAGCTTATAGTGATAAAACATTTGTTCGCGTAAGGAAAAGCGGAACATATCCATTTACAAAAGAAGTCTACGGAACAAATTATTGTGATATCGGTGTAACCGTCGATGAGAGAACGGGCAGAATAACAGTCGTTTCTGTAATTGATAACTTAGTAAAAGGAGCTTCAGGGCAAGCTGTTCAAAACATGAACGTCATGTTCGGGCTTCCGGAAGAAACCGGTCTTTATTCTGTCCCGATCTATCCATAA
- a CDS encoding SCO family protein, protein MKQQFLLLALGLLTLLLSGCAWLYDSGKPAENGSDLSHLDLEVKPFSYTNQAEETVTNEDLEGKYWIADMIFTSCPTVCNLMTPNMLNLQGELEQEGVDVQFVSFSVDPEFDNPDRLKKYGENYGADFSSWHFLTGYSDEEIKKLANETFQTTVEKDPEQNDIIHSTKFFLIDPEGNVIRSYDGLENDADPIVEDLKRLSNS, encoded by the coding sequence ATGAAACAACAATTTTTATTATTAGCACTTGGGTTGTTAACCCTATTATTAAGTGGGTGTGCCTGGCTGTACGATAGCGGGAAGCCTGCAGAAAACGGATCAGATTTATCTCACTTAGATTTAGAAGTCAAGCCTTTTTCGTATACCAATCAGGCAGAAGAGACGGTAACCAATGAAGATTTAGAAGGGAAGTACTGGATTGCTGACATGATTTTCACGAGCTGTCCGACCGTTTGTAATTTAATGACACCGAATATGCTTAACCTGCAAGGAGAACTGGAACAAGAAGGGGTGGATGTACAATTCGTCTCCTTTTCTGTGGACCCAGAATTTGATAATCCGGACCGCTTAAAAAAATACGGAGAAAATTATGGAGCTGATTTTAGCAGCTGGCACTTTCTAACGGGGTACAGTGATGAAGAAATAAAAAAGTTAGCAAACGAAACCTTTCAAACGACAGTAGAAAAAGACCCAGAGCAAAATGACATTATTCACTCTACTAAGTTTTTTCTCATTGACCCAGAAGGCAATGTTATCCGCAGCTATGACGGCCTTGAAAATGATGCTGATCCGATAGTAGAAGATTTGAAACGTTTGTCAAACAGCTGA
- the ctaG gene encoding cytochrome c oxidase assembly factor CtaG, whose amino-acid sequence MNEFFSTFTFRALWTPELIIVLAAVAFVYYWITVKTRHRFIGAEKISIKQKLCFLFGLLALYLGWGSPLYIAGHSIITIHMTQMVLAYFAAVPLLILSIPKWVLHTWVHKWTKKAYVTYRIVMSPVIGLIGFNALFSFYHIPMVFDSIMQAPVLHSLYQIALFGTAWLMWWHMLAPLPSTNQLSDFRRIAYIFGNGILITPACALIIFAGSPLYETYTNPAVWSNVMAYCLPPGAELPAGLMNNAGGGFSFLDPHPDQQLAGVVMKITQEFVYVTTIGYVFKQWLTKEKLQDGELTISDIPAHADHLKNR is encoded by the coding sequence ATGAACGAATTTTTTTCGACATTTACGTTTCGAGCCCTATGGACACCCGAACTAATCATCGTACTGGCAGCAGTTGCTTTCGTATATTACTGGATAACTGTTAAAACGCGCCATAGGTTTATAGGGGCCGAAAAAATATCCATAAAACAAAAGCTTTGTTTCCTATTCGGCCTGCTTGCGCTGTATCTTGGCTGGGGCAGTCCATTGTATATTGCAGGTCATTCCATTATTACTATTCATATGACCCAAATGGTGTTAGCTTATTTTGCAGCTGTTCCGCTTTTAATTCTTTCTATCCCCAAGTGGGTGCTGCACACGTGGGTGCATAAGTGGACAAAGAAAGCATATGTGACGTACCGGATTGTTATGAGTCCGGTGATTGGTTTGATTGGGTTTAATGCGCTGTTTTCGTTTTATCATATACCGATGGTGTTTGACTCTATTATGCAAGCCCCTGTTTTGCATAGCTTGTATCAGATAGCGCTTTTTGGCACAGCGTGGCTGATGTGGTGGCATATGCTTGCGCCGCTGCCTTCTACTAATCAGTTATCTGATTTTCGGCGGATTGCTTATATTTTTGGAAACGGCATATTAATCACACCGGCATGTGCGCTTATTATATTTGCGGGAAGCCCCTTATATGAAACATACACGAATCCTGCTGTTTGGTCTAATGTGATGGCTTATTGTCTTCCGCCGGGAGCTGAACTTCCTGCTGGATTGATGAACAATGCAGGCGGAGGTTTTTCATTTTTAGATCCACATCCAGATCAGCAGCTTGCAGGTGTAGTAATGAAGATTACACAAGAATTTGTATACGTAACAACAATTGGTTATGTGTTTAAACAGTGGCTGACCAAAGAAAAACTGCAAGATGGCGAATTGACTATCAGCGATATTCCAGCTCATGCAGATCATTTAAAAAACCGCTGA
- a CDS encoding Cof-type HAD-IIB family hydrolase: MRKHLIVLDLDGTLLKDDKTISTRTYKTLQNVKKEGHMIAIATGRPYRASKMYYQQLGLDTPIVNFNGAYIHHPGDRSFGIHHSPLDLETAKTIIDTCQAFQVNNIMAEVVDDVFLHNYDETFIDMLALSTEPAAHGNLKNVLHTNPTSLLVYPKKESAEALRELISGSHAQGIEQRSWGAPHHLIEIIKTGNNKAAGLQKVAEYCNVSMDDVIAFGDENNDLEMLREAGIGVAMSNGSKEAQQAADVITAANEEDGIAIFLEEKLKLHSQT; the protein is encoded by the coding sequence ATGCGTAAACATTTAATTGTTTTAGACCTTGATGGTACATTGTTGAAAGATGACAAAACAATATCTACTCGTACGTATAAAACTTTGCAAAATGTGAAAAAGGAAGGACATATGATTGCAATCGCGACTGGCCGGCCATACCGGGCGAGTAAAATGTATTACCAGCAATTAGGCCTAGATACCCCGATTGTTAATTTTAATGGTGCCTATATCCATCATCCCGGCGACCGCTCCTTTGGCATTCATCACTCTCCGCTTGACTTAGAAACAGCGAAAACAATTATTGATACATGCCAGGCATTTCAAGTCAATAACATTATGGCAGAAGTGGTTGACGACGTCTTTTTGCACAATTACGATGAAACGTTTATTGATATGCTTGCATTAAGCACAGAGCCTGCAGCTCACGGAAATTTAAAAAACGTTCTTCATACAAATCCTACTTCCCTTCTCGTTTATCCGAAAAAGGAAAGTGCCGAAGCGTTAAGAGAATTAATTTCCGGAAGCCATGCTCAAGGAATTGAACAGCGTTCTTGGGGTGCTCCGCATCATTTAATAGAAATCATAAAAACGGGCAACAACAAAGCAGCTGGATTACAAAAAGTAGCAGAATATTGTAATGTTTCAATGGATGATGTAATTGCATTTGGAGATGAAAATAACGATCTGGAGATGCTTAGAGAAGCAGGTATCGGAGTAGCTATGAGCAATGGATCCAAAGAGGCACAGCAAGCAGCTGATGTGATCACAGCCGCAAATGAAGAAGATGGGATTGCCATTTTCCTAGAAGAAAAACTAAAATTACATTCCCAAACATAA
- a CDS encoding GNAT family N-acetyltransferase, translated as MLKIYEIPNDADQETREKVADLLMGQMESIGKENAYELLMDSINLSLTENSCAHIFVAEYENTILGAAFLNLGISLDKGGYYIWLNDLFVHKEHRNQGIAKKLLLKVIYWAENHGIKGIELETGISNAATKALYNSLGFYDVVSKRYGFRF; from the coding sequence CTGTTGAAAATTTATGAAATTCCTAACGATGCTGACCAAGAAACACGCGAGAAAGTAGCTGACTTGTTAATGGGGCAAATGGAATCCATTGGAAAAGAGAATGCGTATGAATTGCTAATGGATTCCATCAATCTTTCTTTAACGGAAAACTCTTGCGCCCATATATTTGTAGCGGAATATGAAAATACAATCCTCGGAGCAGCTTTTTTAAATCTCGGCATCAGTCTTGATAAAGGCGGATATTATATTTGGCTGAATGATTTGTTTGTACATAAAGAACACCGTAACCAGGGAATTGCCAAAAAACTGCTATTAAAAGTTATTTACTGGGCTGAAAATCATGGAATAAAAGGAATCGAATTAGAAACAGGTATAAGTAATGCAGCTACCAAAGCGTTGTATAACTCACTTGGTTTTTACGATGTCGTTTCCAAGCGGTATGGATTTAGATTTTAA
- a CDS encoding helix-turn-helix domain-containing protein: protein MEKEQLTAQIGSRLKKIRKHNGLNLEEAASITGVSKPMLGQIERGESNPTVGTLWKIANGLNVPFTSFIEAERPAVTRVDYKELETLEGDHGGFHVKPVFLKDQYTPFEAFYVDIDPLKSYYSEAHPKGVEEYIFLKEGTMQVRFDENCFTLEKGDALRFEANKDHVYENIGETPASFTMIIYYVR from the coding sequence ATGGAAAAAGAACAATTAACGGCTCAGATTGGCAGCCGGCTAAAAAAAATCAGAAAACATAATGGATTAAATTTAGAGGAAGCTGCTTCCATAACGGGTGTAAGCAAGCCTATGCTAGGACAAATTGAAAGAGGAGAATCTAATCCAACCGTAGGGACGTTATGGAAAATTGCAAACGGTTTAAACGTTCCTTTTACATCTTTTATTGAAGCAGAACGTCCAGCTGTAACTAGAGTCGATTATAAGGAACTCGAAACGCTAGAAGGAGACCATGGGGGCTTTCATGTAAAACCCGTATTTTTAAAAGACCAGTATACACCGTTTGAAGCGTTTTACGTGGATATTGATCCTTTAAAAAGCTATTATTCAGAAGCTCATCCAAAAGGGGTGGAAGAATATATTTTCTTAAAGGAAGGGACGATGCAGGTTCGTTTTGATGAGAATTGTTTTACACTAGAAAAAGGAGATGCGCTTCGCTTTGAAGCAAACAAAGATCACGTATACGAAAATATAGGGGAAACACCAGCCAGTTTTACCATGATTATTTATTATGTTCGTTAG
- a CDS encoding AzlC family ABC transporter permease, translated as MKAAVTLTTNHSFAAGMKDGATIALGYFPAAITFGFIAQTTGLTVQETMLMSLLVFAGAAQYMALSLLAAGTGAIEIIFTTFIVNIRHFLMSASLNEKAVQDHPLKKAGYAFGLTDEVFAVASTKEGTVHTGYVYGVFFISYASWVIHSGVGHAVGQLLPEMLQQSLTFALYALFIALLAPSLKKHRKIFFLAALAAVLNSVFALIMAEGWAIILATLIAASVLEFIEPLNHKYNGAGKKSGVERK; from the coding sequence ATGAAAGCAGCCGTAACGCTAACAACCAATCATTCTTTTGCTGCTGGTATGAAAGATGGGGCCACTATTGCGCTCGGATATTTTCCCGCTGCCATAACTTTTGGTTTTATCGCTCAGACGACAGGGCTTACCGTCCAAGAAACAATGCTGATGAGTCTGCTCGTATTTGCAGGTGCTGCCCAGTACATGGCTCTCAGCCTGCTTGCAGCCGGCACAGGGGCTATTGAAATTATTTTTACAACGTTTATCGTAAATATCCGCCACTTTTTAATGAGCGCTTCTTTAAATGAAAAAGCCGTACAAGATCATCCATTAAAGAAAGCTGGATACGCGTTTGGTTTAACTGATGAGGTCTTTGCTGTGGCCTCTACCAAAGAAGGTACAGTTCATACCGGCTATGTTTATGGCGTGTTTTTCATATCGTATGCAAGCTGGGTCATTCATTCGGGAGTCGGGCATGCTGTCGGTCAGCTGCTTCCCGAGATGCTGCAGCAAAGCCTGACGTTTGCCTTGTATGCTTTATTTATTGCTTTGCTTGCTCCTTCTTTAAAAAAACACCGGAAAATCTTTTTTCTCGCAGCGTTAGCAGCCGTATTAAACAGTGTGTTTGCTTTGATTATGGCTGAAGGCTGGGCAATTATTTTAGCTACCTTAATAGCAGCTTCAGTGCTTGAATTCATCGAACCGCTGAACCATAAATACAATGGTGCCGGCAAGAAAAGCGGGGTGGAAAGAAAATGA
- a CDS encoding AzlD domain-containing protein: MSMELLFIILGMALVTYIPRMLPLVFLNAKSIPPRLEGILKNVPYAALGALIFPGVLTIHDNILFGLTGMAAAFLISFLGGNFIFVVLGSIAVLTVLTPFF, from the coding sequence ATGAGCATGGAATTACTATTCATTATTTTAGGTATGGCACTCGTAACATATATTCCAAGAATGCTTCCGCTTGTTTTTTTAAACGCCAAGAGCATTCCGCCCAGGTTAGAAGGAATTCTTAAAAATGTACCTTATGCTGCATTAGGTGCCCTCATCTTTCCGGGTGTGTTGACTATTCATGACAATATTCTTTTTGGACTTACCGGTATGGCTGCTGCATTTTTGATTTCCTTTTTAGGTGGAAATTTTATCTTCGTTGTACTAGGATCGATAGCTGTTCTGACAGTACTCACACCATTTTTTTAA